The Sphingobacterium bambusae genome includes a window with the following:
- a CDS encoding FAD-binding and (Fe-S)-binding domain-containing protein, with product MNEQLRSLEVELAGELHGDAKMRILYATDASAYRELPLAVAFPKDVQDLQLLIAFARKEGVSLIPRAAGTSLAGQVVGKGIVVDVSRHFTAIQEINSAEKWVRVQPGVIRDELNLALQPVGLYFGPETSTANRAMIGGMVGNNSCGSNSLVYGSTREHTLEIEALLSDGSAVTFKALSFDDFCDKCSLTSLEGDIYRHMRSLLGDYSNQEEIRRQYPKKEVTRRNTGYAIDLLLASDPFTAGADPFNFCKLICGSEGTLAFITSVKLQLVEVPQQPSVLLCAHFKTVDEALLANLVALQYKPLVSELMDSYILDCTKNNLEQRENRFFVQGEPGAILVLEYADDRLEAVYEKIDVVEKAMRQQGLGYHFPKVTGSDKKRVWNLRKAGLGLLSNTPGDEKPVAVIEDTAVAVDDLPAYIAEFNRILSAHGLYSVHYAHAATGELHLRPILNLKTEEGRSQFRLVATEIAKLVKKYRGSLSGEHGDGRLRGEFIPLMIGQHNYGLLQSIKKQWDPQGIFNPGKIVDTAAMDSFLRYDQVKPFRQEIPSVFRYAGQHILQHAEQCNGSGDCRKTELSGGTMCPSYMATRREEDTTRARANILREMLSRSEKANPFDHQEIKEVMDLCLSCKGCKAECPSSVDMAKLKADFQQAYYDANGVPMRNWLIGHVDRMTRLVAPVSGLYNWAIAHPFFGRQVKQFLGFAPQRTLPAIAKQSLYAWFSKRRQQPATQQKQVYFFFDEFTNHHEVEIGKKAILLLEALGYGVLAVKHPASGRALISKGFLREAKELANEQVALFAPLLQDDHYLVGVEPSAILSFRDEYVDLVDEEHIGDAKSLARRALTIEEFLYQEQAAGAFTVDCFHEEPKHMLLHAHCQQKAWGLQDKLAALLRFPKNYTVEVVPSGCCGMAGSFGYEQEHYALSQQIGELVLFPKLRQKSESTVVVAPGTSCRQQIKEGLAQQALHPVEILFAALKAKG from the coding sequence ATGAATGAACAATTGCGCAGCTTGGAAGTAGAGCTGGCGGGCGAGTTGCATGGGGATGCAAAGATGCGTATACTCTATGCCACAGATGCCTCGGCCTATCGCGAGCTTCCCTTAGCGGTTGCCTTTCCGAAGGATGTGCAGGATCTACAATTGCTGATTGCCTTTGCACGGAAGGAAGGTGTTTCGTTGATTCCCCGTGCCGCCGGTACCTCGCTGGCGGGGCAAGTTGTTGGAAAGGGGATCGTTGTGGATGTATCGCGCCATTTTACGGCGATCCAAGAGATTAACAGCGCGGAGAAATGGGTGCGGGTGCAGCCCGGCGTTATACGAGACGAACTTAACCTTGCATTGCAGCCTGTTGGTCTTTATTTCGGTCCGGAGACCTCTACCGCAAATCGTGCCATGATTGGCGGCATGGTGGGCAACAACTCCTGCGGCTCCAATTCCTTGGTCTATGGCAGCACGCGTGAGCATACCCTAGAGATCGAAGCCTTACTTAGTGATGGCTCCGCAGTAACCTTTAAAGCCCTATCCTTTGATGACTTTTGCGATAAATGTAGCCTAACAAGTCTAGAAGGGGATATCTATCGGCATATGCGGTCGCTCTTGGGCGATTACAGCAATCAAGAAGAGATACGTAGGCAATATCCCAAAAAAGAGGTTACCCGTCGGAATACGGGGTATGCCATCGATCTGCTGTTAGCATCTGATCCGTTTACCGCAGGCGCGGATCCGTTTAATTTCTGCAAGTTAATCTGTGGTTCCGAGGGCACTCTGGCTTTCATCACATCGGTTAAGCTTCAGCTCGTGGAAGTTCCACAGCAGCCATCTGTTTTACTTTGCGCGCATTTTAAAACGGTGGATGAGGCGCTCCTAGCGAATTTGGTTGCCCTCCAATATAAACCTTTGGTGAGCGAGTTGATGGATAGCTATATCTTGGACTGCACGAAGAATAATTTGGAGCAACGCGAAAACCGCTTTTTTGTACAAGGCGAGCCGGGAGCCATCTTAGTGCTGGAATATGCAGATGATAGGCTGGAAGCGGTGTATGAAAAAATCGATGTGGTGGAAAAGGCTATGCGCCAGCAAGGCCTGGGGTATCATTTCCCTAAAGTGACGGGCAGCGACAAGAAAAGAGTATGGAACTTGCGCAAGGCGGGGTTAGGGCTCTTGAGCAATACGCCGGGCGATGAGAAGCCGGTGGCGGTGATTGAAGATACGGCCGTTGCCGTGGACGATTTGCCTGCGTATATTGCTGAATTCAACCGTATTTTGAGTGCTCATGGTCTTTATTCCGTGCATTATGCTCATGCGGCCACGGGCGAGCTGCACTTGCGGCCTATCCTCAATCTGAAGACCGAAGAAGGGCGTAGCCAATTTCGTCTGGTTGCTACAGAAATCGCCAAGTTGGTCAAGAAGTATAGGGGTTCGTTAAGCGGTGAGCATGGCGATGGGCGCCTGCGCGGTGAATTTATTCCGTTGATGATCGGTCAACATAATTATGGACTACTGCAATCCATCAAGAAGCAGTGGGATCCTCAGGGGATCTTTAATCCCGGGAAAATTGTGGATACGGCAGCCATGGACAGTTTCTTGCGTTATGATCAGGTAAAACCCTTTCGGCAAGAAATCCCCTCCGTGTTTCGTTATGCTGGTCAGCACATCTTGCAGCATGCCGAGCAGTGCAATGGGTCTGGCGATTGCCGTAAGACCGAGCTTTCCGGAGGAACGATGTGCCCTTCCTACATGGCAACCCGAAGGGAGGAAGATACCACGCGTGCGCGTGCAAATATATTGCGGGAGATGTTGTCCCGATCCGAGAAAGCAAATCCCTTTGATCATCAGGAGATCAAAGAGGTGATGGATCTTTGTCTCAGTTGCAAGGGCTGTAAGGCAGAATGTCCATCGAGCGTGGATATGGCCAAACTCAAAGCTGATTTTCAGCAGGCCTATTACGATGCGAATGGTGTGCCGATGCGCAATTGGTTGATCGGACACGTGGATCGTATGACGCGGCTTGTTGCTCCGGTATCGGGCTTATATAATTGGGCTATTGCACATCCTTTCTTCGGTCGTCAGGTCAAACAGTTCTTGGGTTTTGCGCCGCAGCGCACTTTGCCTGCCATTGCGAAACAGTCACTCTATGCTTGGTTCAGCAAACGCCGACAACAGCCTGCCACGCAACAAAAACAAGTCTATTTCTTTTTTGATGAGTTTACGAACCATCACGAAGTGGAAATCGGGAAGAAAGCTATTTTGCTGCTGGAAGCTTTGGGCTATGGGGTCTTGGCGGTAAAGCACCCTGCTAGTGGACGCGCGCTAATCTCTAAAGGCTTTCTGCGTGAAGCCAAAGAACTTGCAAACGAGCAGGTCGCGCTTTTTGCTCCGCTTCTGCAGGACGACCATTATCTCGTTGGCGTGGAGCCTTCGGCTATCCTCAGCTTTCGCGATGAATATGTGGATCTAGTGGATGAAGAACATATAGGGGATGCCAAGTCGCTAGCTAGACGAGCTTTGACGATCGAGGAGTTTCTGTATCAAGAGCAGGCTGCTGGAGCCTTCACTGTCGATTGCTTTCATGAGGAGCCGAAGCATATGCTGTTACATGCCCACTGTCAACAAAAAGCTTGGGGACTACAGGATAAGCTTGCTGCGCTGTTGCGTTTCCCTAAAAATTATACGGTAGAAGTTGTACCTTCCGGCTGTTGTGGCATGGCCGGTTCTTTTGGCTACGAGCAAGAGCACTATGCGCTTTCGCAGCAAATAGGCGAGTTGGTGCTGTTTCCCAAATTGCGTCAGAAATCAGAAAGTACTGTTGTTGTCGCGCCAGGCACTTCCTGTCGGCAACAAATAAAAGAAGGGCTCGCTCAGCAAGCCCTTCATCCTGTAGAAATTCTATTTGCGGCATTAAAAGCCAAAGGTTAA
- a CDS encoding 3'-5' exonuclease codes for MTFTAIDFELATAVYTSVCAVGIVKVVDGEIVEQFHSLVRPPDNKYMWQTTRVHGIKPRDTASAPTFLELFPHIENYLQNAYMVAHNEKFDREVLMKTMAYYGLDYKALGLAPTWDCTSVIYRAKGFKKTKLSICCRIMGIALNHHDPLSDAKASAQLFLLQDTVTSELIAEHFPDDEQQAS; via the coding sequence ATGACCTTTACAGCGATAGATTTTGAACTGGCAACAGCCGTTTATACGAGTGTGTGTGCGGTGGGTATCGTAAAGGTGGTAGATGGCGAGATTGTGGAGCAATTTCATAGCTTGGTGCGTCCACCCGATAACAAGTACATGTGGCAAACAACCCGTGTGCATGGCATTAAGCCGAGAGATACTGCTTCAGCACCCACATTTTTAGAACTTTTTCCGCATATTGAGAATTACCTTCAGAATGCTTATATGGTGGCACACAACGAGAAGTTTGATCGGGAGGTGTTGATGAAAACCATGGCCTATTACGGCTTGGACTATAAAGCGCTAGGGCTAGCTCCAACTTGGGATTGCACGAGTGTCATTTATCGTGCAAAGGGCTTTAAAAAGACCAAGTTGAGCATCTGCTGTCGCATTATGGGGATAGCGCTTAACCATCACGATCCACTATCGGATGCTAAAGCGAGTGCACAATTGTTTCTTTTGCAGGATACCGTGACCAGCGAACTTATTGCCGAGCATTTTCCGGACGACGAGCAACAGGCGAGTTAA
- a CDS encoding DUF1338 domain-containing protein, producing the protein MYFDKQKPLDIVLNDLFAHYRDHVADVSKITDALLANAVVSSQDDIVNDHIAFRTLGVPHLGIASFEKIFLAYGYQRRDHYYFEAKKLDAYWYAPPEPHYPRIFVSELQVKALSAEAQKIIQQYTDPINSDPVDSLALSNGQAVADFLQQALWPLPTAADYQRLLEESEYAAWVIYNRYYLNHYTISIHELKDGYNTLEEFNCFLEGIGVKLNTAGGKIKTSADGLLRQSSTVSALYEATFSDGRALEIAGSYVEFAERSPLPAFQHLAKDELKPEHRRDGFETNNADKIFESTYTGQIKGEQ; encoded by the coding sequence ATGTACTTCGACAAGCAAAAACCTTTGGATATTGTGCTGAATGATCTATTTGCGCATTATCGTGATCATGTAGCGGATGTCAGCAAGATAACCGATGCGCTGTTGGCTAATGCCGTTGTTAGCTCCCAAGATGATATTGTCAACGACCATATCGCATTCCGTACCTTGGGTGTACCGCATTTGGGCATCGCTTCCTTCGAAAAGATTTTTCTGGCCTACGGCTATCAACGGCGAGATCATTATTATTTTGAAGCCAAGAAATTGGATGCCTATTGGTATGCCCCGCCGGAGCCACACTATCCGCGTATTTTTGTGTCGGAGCTTCAGGTTAAGGCCCTCAGCGCAGAAGCGCAAAAGATTATACAGCAATACACCGATCCGATCAATAGTGATCCTGTAGATAGCTTGGCTCTTTCCAATGGCCAGGCTGTTGCGGATTTTCTGCAGCAAGCATTGTGGCCCTTGCCTACGGCCGCCGATTACCAACGGTTGCTGGAAGAAAGCGAGTATGCGGCTTGGGTGATCTACAATCGTTATTACCTGAACCACTACACCATCAGTATTCATGAGCTAAAAGATGGCTATAATACGCTGGAGGAGTTTAATTGCTTCTTGGAAGGCATCGGGGTTAAGCTTAATACCGCTGGCGGGAAGATTAAAACCAGTGCTGATGGCCTTCTTCGGCAAAGCAGCACGGTTTCTGCACTCTATGAGGCCACTTTTTCGGATGGTCGTGCGCTAGAGATTGCGGGAAGCTATGTAGAATTTGCTGAGCGCAGTCCACTACCCGCTTTTCAACATCTGGCAAAGGATGAACTGAAGCCCGAGCACCGTCGTGATGGTTTTGAAACCAATAATGCGGATAAGATTTTCGAGAGCACCTATACCGGGCAGATAAAAGGCGAGCAATAA
- a CDS encoding DUF2911 domain-containing protein codes for MKKRFLALLTAGIIFVSLSETQAQAKLPQASSTTKIEQGIGIKKVTLVYQRPNTNGRTIFGGLEPYDEVWRTGANNIPSITFEEEVSIAGNKVPAGTYGIFSIPKKTGDWTIILSKNANQWGAYQYKQEEDFLRFAAKAKKLNDKVETFTMAFENVTPKGADLSLAWENVKVSFPIVVDQSKEILASIDEAMKGEKKPYFQAAQYYFNNNLDINKALAWANEADKGNTKAPHIKYWKAQIQLKAGDKAGAIQTATEGVEMAKAANNAEYVKLNTQVITAAKK; via the coding sequence ATGAAAAAAAGATTTTTGGCCCTGCTAACAGCGGGCATCATCTTCGTTAGCTTGTCGGAAACACAGGCACAAGCCAAACTACCACAAGCCAGTAGCACGACGAAAATTGAACAGGGCATCGGTATCAAGAAAGTAACCTTGGTGTACCAGCGTCCAAACACAAACGGACGCACGATATTCGGCGGACTAGAGCCCTATGATGAGGTATGGAGAACAGGAGCCAACAACATCCCGAGCATTACCTTTGAAGAAGAGGTAAGCATCGCCGGCAACAAAGTGCCTGCAGGTACCTATGGTATCTTCAGCATACCGAAAAAGACGGGCGACTGGACCATCATATTAAGCAAAAATGCCAACCAATGGGGTGCATACCAATACAAACAAGAGGAAGATTTCTTACGTTTCGCAGCAAAAGCCAAGAAATTGAACGATAAGGTAGAAACCTTTACCATGGCTTTTGAAAATGTAACGCCTAAAGGAGCTGATTTGTCGTTAGCTTGGGAAAACGTTAAAGTGAGCTTCCCGATTGTGGTCGATCAATCGAAGGAAATTTTAGCATCCATCGACGAAGCGATGAAGGGCGAAAAGAAACCTTATTTCCAAGCTGCGCAGTACTACTTTAATAACAACCTAGACATCAACAAGGCCTTGGCTTGGGCTAATGAGGCTGACAAAGGCAATACGAAAGCGCCGCATATCAAATACTGGAAAGCACAGATACAGCTAAAAGCTGGCGATAAAGCTGGAGCTATACAAACCGCGACTGAGGGTGTAGAGATGGCAAAAGCAGCCAACAACGCGGAGTATGTGAAATTGAACACACAGGTGATTACCGCCGCTAAAAAGTAA
- a CDS encoding tyrosine-protein phosphatase has protein sequence MHNHILPGIDDGSKTVEESLLLLQGLKDLGISKCISTPHVMQEVHNNTPASIAAAHKQLKEGMDAAGMKFDIQYSAEYMIDDQLQTIISQDQVCLLPNQHMLIEMSYLAESKALFKTIKDIQEKGYQPILAHPERYNYYHQNFKIYKEIKDAGCLLQLNLLSISRYYGEHVKSAALMLIKSGMYDLVGTDMHHERHLNALRQVAVRYDSYALLKDNPIKNATIFENSQKLAI, from the coding sequence ATGCACAATCACATTTTGCCAGGTATTGACGATGGTAGTAAAACGGTGGAAGAATCGTTGTTGTTGCTTCAGGGCTTGAAAGACTTAGGTATATCCAAGTGTATTTCGACACCGCACGTGATGCAGGAAGTCCATAACAATACGCCGGCTAGCATTGCGGCAGCGCATAAGCAGTTGAAAGAAGGGATGGACGCCGCCGGTATGAAGTTCGATATCCAATATTCGGCAGAATATATGATAGACGATCAATTGCAAACGATCATCAGCCAAGACCAAGTTTGTTTGCTGCCCAATCAACATATGCTGATCGAAATGTCTTACCTCGCCGAGTCGAAGGCGCTTTTCAAGACAATTAAAGATATTCAAGAGAAAGGTTATCAACCTATTTTAGCCCATCCCGAGCGCTATAATTACTACCACCAAAATTTTAAGATCTACAAGGAGATAAAAGATGCAGGCTGTCTGCTGCAGCTTAACCTACTTTCTATTTCCCGCTATTATGGCGAGCATGTGAAGTCCGCTGCATTGATGTTAATCAAATCGGGTATGTACGACTTGGTTGGCACGGATATGCACCACGAGCGTCATTTGAATGCACTACGGCAAGTGGCTGTCAGGTATGATAGCTATGCTTTGCTGAAAGACAACCCTATAAAAAATGCGACAATATTTGAAAATAGCCAAAAGCTAGCTATTTAG
- the lepB gene encoding signal peptidase I, with protein sequence MWYSIFVVWTVGSIYGLCLLFGKAGRSGWAAIVPFYREYLMAQLTARPRWWVLLLFLPIVNIFVFYALYLDLLKSFGKQRFWETSVAILLPFIFLPLWGHDPKVNYLGASHTEEFHKKYPYKKSFIREWADAIIFASVAATLIRGFLLEAYMIPTGSMERRLLVGDFLFVSKLNYGPRVPMTPLAFPFAHHTMPLTGGKAYVEWIKVPYTRLPGFQELKRNDVVVFNLPTEADAPYNRPIDKRENYIKRAVAIAGDQVEMINGELLINDQRSYDSDDLQQAYMIYTDGSGLDEQLLIDKRIDYARNPSDGAPFKEPYLIYVTKEEIAEVTSWTNVKQVLPYDNAGSAFPHDQVNRKWDYHNFGPLLIPKAGDRIKLDSLTIPIYARIISVYEGNTLEQRPDGIYINGQQTDHYQIKMNYYWMMGDNRDNSADSREFGFVPEDHIVGKALFTWMSYDKDGSFLSKIRWNRIFKKIE encoded by the coding sequence ATGTGGTATAGTATTTTCGTTGTATGGACAGTAGGAAGTATCTACGGGCTCTGCTTGCTCTTTGGTAAAGCGGGGCGTAGCGGCTGGGCAGCCATTGTGCCTTTCTATCGGGAATACCTAATGGCGCAGTTGACCGCTAGGCCGCGTTGGTGGGTATTGTTGTTATTCTTGCCTATTGTCAATATCTTCGTTTTCTATGCCCTCTATCTTGATCTGCTGAAGAGTTTTGGCAAACAAAGATTTTGGGAAACGAGTGTCGCCATACTGCTTCCTTTTATCTTTTTGCCCCTCTGGGGACACGACCCAAAGGTTAACTATTTGGGAGCATCCCACACCGAAGAGTTCCATAAAAAATACCCCTACAAGAAAAGCTTTATACGCGAGTGGGCAGATGCCATTATATTTGCTTCGGTTGCGGCAACGCTGATTCGGGGATTTTTGCTGGAGGCTTACATGATTCCTACCGGATCGATGGAGCGCAGGCTGTTGGTGGGTGATTTTCTGTTCGTCAGTAAATTGAATTATGGACCCCGTGTCCCCATGACGCCTTTGGCATTTCCTTTCGCGCACCATACCATGCCCTTGACTGGGGGCAAAGCTTACGTTGAATGGATAAAAGTTCCCTACACCAGGTTGCCGGGCTTTCAAGAGCTCAAACGAAATGACGTTGTCGTATTCAACCTGCCGACAGAAGCAGATGCGCCTTACAACCGACCTATCGATAAGCGGGAGAACTATATCAAGCGCGCTGTCGCGATAGCGGGTGATCAGGTCGAAATGATCAATGGAGAGCTTTTAATCAATGATCAAAGGAGCTACGATTCCGACGATTTGCAGCAGGCCTACATGATTTATACTGATGGATCAGGGCTTGATGAACAGCTTTTGATCGACAAACGTATCGATTACGCCAGAAATCCGAGTGATGGAGCTCCCTTCAAAGAGCCCTATTTAATATATGTGACCAAAGAAGAGATCGCGGAAGTAACAAGTTGGACAAATGTGAAACAGGTGTTACCTTATGACAATGCTGGTTCTGCATTTCCGCACGATCAGGTGAATAGGAAGTGGGACTACCATAATTTCGGGCCCCTGCTTATTCCAAAAGCTGGCGATAGGATTAAATTGGACAGCTTAACCATACCCATCTATGCCCGCATTATATCGGTCTACGAAGGAAATACGCTGGAACAGCGGCCGGATGGTATTTACATTAATGGACAGCAGACAGACCACTACCAGATCAAGATGAATTACTATTGGATGATGGGGGATAATCGTGATAATTCTGCTGACTCCAGAGAATTTGGTTTTGTACCTGAAGACCATATTGTTGGTAAAGCACTTTTTACTTGGATGAGCTACGATAAGGACGGTAGCTTTTTGAGCAAGATTCGCTGGAACCGGATCTTTAAAAAGATTGAGTAA
- the cdaA gene encoding diadenylate cyclase CdaA, whose translation MENFDLNIFNGFRLLDIIDIFLVAIIIYYIYSLIKGTIAVNILIGIGLFYGIYLVVKQMEMRLLTEIFGGFISVGSIALIVVFQQEIRRFLIHIGKNISLRRKKFFWSFLGSKKSTQVDNSERIKPIVDACRSMSKSRTGALLVFSRYFDEEYYQSSGEYIDAPLSKRLLESIFFKNSPLHDGAVVIVDFRIMTASSVLPISDSEDLPPQFGLRHRAAIGVTEVSEAIAVIVSEETGEISLAKDGNVNMNLSSEELEKLLREEL comes from the coding sequence ATGGAAAATTTCGATCTCAATATATTTAACGGCTTCCGCCTCTTGGATATCATCGATATCTTTTTGGTGGCTATTATCATCTATTATATCTATAGCTTGATCAAAGGTACAATAGCCGTGAATATCCTGATCGGGATAGGGCTTTTCTACGGCATTTACTTGGTGGTGAAACAGATGGAGATGCGCCTGCTGACGGAGATTTTCGGCGGCTTTATTTCCGTAGGTTCCATTGCTCTTATCGTCGTTTTCCAGCAGGAGATTCGTCGCTTTTTGATTCATATTGGGAAAAATATCTCCCTGCGGCGCAAGAAGTTCTTTTGGTCTTTCTTAGGCTCAAAGAAGTCAACGCAGGTGGATAATAGCGAACGGATTAAGCCCATCGTTGATGCCTGTCGTAGCATGTCAAAATCGCGCACTGGGGCGCTGTTGGTTTTCTCCCGTTATTTTGATGAGGAATACTACCAATCTAGTGGCGAGTATATCGATGCGCCACTGTCTAAGCGTCTGTTAGAAAGCATCTTTTTCAAGAACAGCCCCTTACATGATGGAGCCGTGGTTATTGTTGATTTCCGGATCATGACAGCGAGTAGCGTGTTGCCTATTTCGGATAGCGAAGACCTCCCACCACAGTTCGGTTTGCGTCACCGTGCAGCCATTGGTGTTACCGAGGTTTCTGAAGCTATAGCGGTGATTGTTTCCGAAGAGACTGGCGAAATCTCCTTGGCCAAGGATGGCAACGTCAACATGAACCTCAGTTCGGAAGAGCTGGAGAAGTTACTACGGGAAGAGTTGTAA
- a CDS encoding pyridoxine 5'-phosphate synthase, with protein sequence MTKLSVNINKIATLRNSRGGNVPNVLSTALACERFGAEGITVHPRPDERHIRYQDVYDLKAEISTEFNIEGNCQEQKFIDLVLANKPTQVTLVPDALGQITSNHGWDTIKHRDYLKEMVQLFQEQGIRVSIFVDPDEEMVEAAAETGTDRVELYTEAYAAKYGFDKEEAITPYFKAAKVAQQVGLGLNAGHDLDSNNLRYFNEHIPGLLEVSIGHALIADALYWGLEETIKRYLAALKA encoded by the coding sequence ATGACGAAGCTATCTGTAAATATCAATAAAATTGCCACACTGCGTAACTCCCGTGGAGGAAATGTCCCGAATGTATTGTCTACCGCCCTTGCCTGTGAGCGCTTTGGCGCCGAGGGAATCACGGTTCACCCGCGTCCGGACGAACGACATATCCGCTATCAGGACGTTTACGATCTAAAGGCCGAAATAAGCACCGAGTTTAATATTGAAGGAAATTGCCAGGAACAGAAATTTATTGATTTGGTATTGGCGAATAAACCTACGCAGGTGACCTTAGTACCTGATGCGCTGGGACAGATCACTTCCAACCATGGTTGGGACACCATCAAGCATCGTGATTACCTCAAGGAGATGGTACAACTGTTTCAGGAGCAAGGAATACGGGTATCGATCTTCGTCGACCCTGATGAGGAGATGGTAGAAGCTGCCGCAGAAACTGGCACCGATCGGGTAGAGCTATATACCGAAGCTTACGCCGCAAAATATGGTTTCGACAAGGAAGAGGCTATTACCCCTTATTTTAAAGCAGCAAAAGTAGCACAGCAGGTGGGTCTAGGACTCAACGCCGGCCATGACTTAGACAGTAATAACTTGCGCTATTTCAATGAACATATTCCGGGCCTCTTGGAGGTCAGCATTGGTCATGCCTTAATCGCAGATGCCCTTTACTGGGGACTGGAAGAAACGATAAAACGCTACCTCGCCGCGCTAAAAGCCTGA
- a CDS encoding replication-associated recombination protein A yields MATAIPLAERMRPKTIADYIGQQHIIGEGAVLRNALQQQNIPSMIFWGPPGVGKTSLAFLIAGELKRPFFSLSAIQSGVKDIREVIDKSEKLRNFNQEQPILFIDEIHRFSKSQQDSLLGAVERGLVTLIGATTENPSFEVISALLSRCQVYVLEHLSEQDLHQILAQAIERDDYLKQHPIKIEEYEALFRLSGGDARKLLNVFELVVHAAVAQQQVVTNDFVLKQVQQNMARYDKTGEQHYDIISAFIKSIRGSDPNAAVYWLARMIEGGEDPSFIARRLLILASEDIGNANPNALLLANNCFQAVNVIGWPESRIILSQTVTYLASSAKSNASYEAINKAQALVRQTGDLSVPLHLRNAPTKLMKDLDYGAKYKYAHAFPGNFVQQEFFPDQLSGTLLYDPGSNAAEIKLRESLKSKWKDKYGY; encoded by the coding sequence ATGGCAACAGCAATACCTTTAGCAGAACGCATGCGGCCCAAAACCATCGCCGACTATATTGGGCAGCAACATATCATCGGCGAGGGAGCGGTGCTTCGCAATGCGCTGCAGCAGCAGAATATTCCCTCCATGATCTTTTGGGGGCCACCAGGAGTTGGTAAAACGAGTTTGGCCTTCCTGATTGCGGGTGAGCTTAAACGTCCTTTCTTTTCGCTAAGCGCTATACAGTCTGGTGTTAAAGATATTCGGGAGGTTATCGATAAGTCCGAGAAGCTGCGCAACTTCAATCAGGAGCAGCCTATTCTGTTTATCGATGAGATCCACCGCTTTTCCAAGTCGCAGCAAGATTCCTTGTTGGGTGCAGTAGAGCGAGGACTGGTAACGCTGATTGGTGCGACTACCGAAAATCCGTCGTTTGAGGTTATCTCGGCGCTGTTGTCACGCTGCCAAGTTTATGTGTTGGAACATCTCTCCGAGCAGGACTTGCACCAGATTCTCGCGCAAGCTATCGAGCGTGACGACTACCTGAAGCAGCATCCTATCAAAATCGAGGAATACGAGGCGTTGTTTCGCTTGTCGGGGGGAGATGCGCGGAAGTTGTTGAATGTGTTCGAATTGGTGGTACATGCTGCCGTTGCGCAACAGCAGGTAGTGACGAATGATTTTGTGCTGAAGCAGGTGCAGCAGAACATGGCGCGTTACGACAAGACGGGCGAGCAACACTACGATATTATTTCGGCCTTTATCAAATCCATTCGCGGTAGCGATCCCAATGCGGCGGTATATTGGCTGGCTAGGATGATCGAAGGCGGCGAAGACCCGTCCTTTATTGCGCGTCGCCTGCTAATTTTAGCTTCGGAAGATATTGGCAATGCCAACCCCAATGCGCTGCTCTTGGCGAACAATTGTTTTCAGGCGGTCAATGTTATCGGTTGGCCCGAGTCGCGGATTATCCTTTCCCAAACGGTTACGTACCTAGCTTCCTCGGCAAAAAGCAATGCGTCTTACGAGGCGATTAACAAAGCGCAGGCTTTGGTGCGGCAAACGGGCGATCTCTCGGTGCCCCTGCATTTGCGCAATGCGCCTACCAAGTTGATGAAAGATCTAGATTATGGCGCGAAATATAAGTATGCACATGCCTTTCCCGGGAATTTTGTGCAGCAGGAGTTCTTTCCGGATCAGCTTAGCGGCACGCTGTTGTATGATCCCGGTAGTAATGCTGCAGAAATCAAACTGCGGGAGTCGTTAAAGAGTAAATGGAAGGATAAGTACGGCTATTGA